A window from Caulobacter sp. X encodes these proteins:
- the kdpA gene encoding potassium-transporting ATPase subunit KdpA — protein sequence MTWQGWAEIALTLSLAVAIGWPLGVFLSRVWKGERTFLDPVMRPVETLFYKACGVDPTKSQSWHAYALALLAFNLVGFVFVYAVLRLQGVLPLNPQGFPGLSGHLSFNTAMSFVTNTNWQSYAGESTMSTLSQMLVLTVQNFVSAATGATVAAALARAFIANRGEGVGNFWADLIRTTLYLLLPLSFVVAVVLVALGLPQTLAAGVTAHTLEGADQKISLYAVASQEAIKMLGINGGGIFNVNSAHPFENPTPLTNLITAVSIDTLGWAAFFAFGRMVLAKKDVRALVIAAFVLLFAGAAGIYATETQNPPAQVAAKVDTSVNMEGKEVRFGAPATAAWAAMTTGASNGSVNGMHSSLMPLGGGIAMFLMQLGEILPGGIGSGLAIMVVMALLSVFVAGLMVGRTPEYLGKKVEAREIQFSILAVVIIPLSMLGFSGVAAVLPEALKGLMHSGPHGLSEILYAYVSGTANNGSAFAGLTANAPWWNVTLGIAMALGRFLPIVAVLAIAGSLVTKPKLAPTAGTLPTDGGLFIGLLIGVILILGGLQFFPAMALGPIVEHFQALGAVAALR from the coding sequence ATGACATGGCAAGGATGGGCGGAGATCGCCCTGACCCTCAGCCTGGCGGTCGCGATCGGCTGGCCGCTAGGCGTTTTTCTGTCGCGCGTCTGGAAGGGTGAGCGAACCTTCCTCGATCCCGTGATGCGACCGGTCGAGACGCTCTTCTATAAGGCTTGCGGCGTCGATCCGACCAAGAGCCAAAGCTGGCACGCCTACGCCTTGGCCCTGCTGGCCTTCAACCTGGTGGGCTTCGTCTTCGTCTACGCGGTGCTGCGCCTGCAGGGCGTTCTGCCGCTGAACCCGCAAGGCTTCCCCGGGCTTTCGGGGCACCTGTCGTTCAACACGGCGATGAGTTTCGTCACCAACACCAACTGGCAGAGCTATGCGGGCGAAAGCACGATGTCGACGCTCAGCCAGATGCTGGTGCTGACCGTGCAGAACTTCGTGTCGGCCGCCACCGGCGCGACCGTCGCCGCGGCGCTGGCGCGGGCGTTCATCGCCAATCGCGGCGAGGGCGTCGGCAACTTCTGGGCCGACCTGATCCGCACGACGCTCTACCTGCTGCTGCCGCTGTCCTTCGTGGTCGCGGTGGTTCTCGTGGCGCTGGGCCTGCCCCAGACCCTGGCCGCCGGCGTCACCGCCCATACGCTGGAGGGCGCTGACCAGAAAATCTCGCTCTACGCCGTCGCCTCGCAGGAGGCGATCAAGATGCTAGGCATCAACGGCGGCGGGATCTTCAACGTCAACTCGGCCCATCCGTTCGAGAACCCGACGCCGCTGACCAACCTGATCACGGCAGTCTCGATCGACACCCTGGGCTGGGCGGCCTTCTTCGCCTTTGGCCGGATGGTGCTGGCCAAGAAGGATGTGCGCGCGCTCGTGATCGCCGCCTTCGTGCTGCTGTTCGCCGGGGCGGCGGGCATTTACGCCACCGAGACCCAAAACCCGCCGGCCCAGGTCGCCGCCAAGGTCGACACGTCGGTGAACATGGAGGGCAAGGAGGTCCGCTTTGGCGCGCCGGCCACGGCCGCCTGGGCCGCCATGACCACCGGCGCCTCCAACGGCTCGGTCAACGGCATGCACTCCAGCCTGATGCCTCTGGGCGGCGGGATCGCGATGTTCCTGATGCAACTGGGCGAGATCCTGCCCGGCGGCATCGGCTCGGGCCTCGCCATCATGGTCGTCATGGCCCTGTTGTCGGTCTTCGTGGCCGGCCTGATGGTCGGCCGCACGCCCGAGTACCTCGGCAAGAAGGTCGAGGCGCGCGAGATCCAGTTCTCGATCCTGGCGGTGGTGATCATTCCGCTGTCGATGCTGGGCTTCTCCGGTGTCGCCGCCGTCCTGCCCGAGGCGCTGAAGGGTCTGATGCACAGCGGACCGCACGGCCTGTCGGAGATCCTCTACGCCTATGTCTCGGGCACGGCCAATAACGGCTCGGCCTTCGCGGGCCTGACCGCCAACGCGCCCTGGTGGAACGTGACGCTGGGGATCGCCATGGCCCTGGGCCGCTTCCTGCCGATCGTCGCCGTCCTGGCTATCGCCGGCAGCCTGGTGACCAAGCCCAAGCTCGCCCCCACCGCTGGCACCCTGCCGACCGATGGCGGTCTCTTCATCGGCCTCCTGATCGGGGTGATCCTGATCCTGGGCGGCCTGCAATTCTTCCCCGCGATGGCGCTGGGACCGATCGTCGAGCACTTCCAAGCGCTTGGCGCGGTCGCGGCTCTCCGCTGA
- the kdpB gene encoding potassium-transporting ATPase subunit KdpB, translating to MTSVDIHADQGRRALGGGLSGPVLARAAKDAFLKLDPRKLTGNPVIFATWLVALLSTVSAVAAVATHQAAGFAIQIAIWLWATVLFANLAESVAEGRGKAAADSLRATRVTTKAKLIIDPKAGTWIPTPAHKLGMGEVILVEAGDVIPTDGEIIEGMASVNEAAITGESAPVIRESGGDRSAVTGGTTVVSDWIKVRVTAEAGSTFLDRMIAMVEGADRRKTPNEIALAVLLAGLTLIFLIAVVTLLGLGKFSGVALDPLVLGALFITLIPTTIGGLLSAVGIAGMDRLLKVNVLATSGRAVEAAGDVDTLLLDKTGTITFGNRMATEVIPAPGVRPDAAMKAALMASLADETPEGRSIVELARNAGLTVEPPEGATSIPFTAQTRQSGLDHGGRSWRKGAVDAVYRSLALEPKSIPPELTAAIDRIARSGGTPLAVSEDGVLVGVIHLKDVVKPGVKERFADLRRMGLRTVMITGDNPVTAAAIASEAGVDDFLAEATPEDKLRLIREEQGKGRLVAMCGDGANDAPALAQADVGVAMQTGAQAAREAGNMVDLDSDPTKVIEIVEVGKQMLITRGALTTFSIANDVAKYFAIIPAMFVVSLPALGALNVMKLHSPQSAILSAVIFNALVIVALIPLALKGVKYRAVSAGKLLSRNLTLYGLGGLIAPFVGIKLIDLVVSALGLA from the coding sequence ATGACATCCGTAGATATCCATGCCGACCAGGGCCGACGCGCCCTGGGGGGCGGCCTCTCCGGGCCGGTCCTGGCCCGCGCGGCCAAGGACGCCTTCCTCAAGCTCGATCCGCGCAAGCTGACCGGCAATCCGGTGATCTTCGCGACCTGGCTGGTGGCTCTGCTGTCGACCGTCTCGGCGGTCGCGGCGGTGGCGACCCACCAGGCGGCGGGCTTCGCCATCCAGATCGCGATCTGGCTGTGGGCCACGGTGCTGTTCGCCAACCTCGCCGAAAGTGTCGCCGAGGGCCGCGGCAAGGCGGCCGCCGACAGCCTGCGCGCCACCCGCGTCACGACTAAGGCTAAGCTGATCATCGACCCCAAGGCCGGGACCTGGATTCCGACCCCGGCGCACAAGCTGGGCATGGGCGAGGTGATCCTGGTCGAGGCGGGCGACGTGATCCCGACCGACGGCGAGATCATCGAAGGCATGGCCAGCGTCAACGAGGCCGCCATCACCGGCGAGAGCGCGCCCGTGATCCGCGAAAGCGGCGGCGACCGCTCGGCCGTCACCGGCGGCACCACGGTCGTCTCCGACTGGATCAAGGTGCGGGTCACGGCCGAGGCGGGCTCGACCTTCCTGGACCGCATGATCGCCATGGTCGAGGGCGCCGACCGCCGCAAGACGCCGAACGAGATCGCCCTGGCCGTTCTGCTGGCGGGCCTGACCCTGATCTTCCTGATCGCGGTCGTGACCCTGCTGGGCCTGGGCAAGTTCTCGGGCGTGGCCCTGGATCCGCTGGTTCTGGGCGCGCTGTTCATCACCCTGATCCCGACCACCATCGGCGGCCTGCTGAGCGCCGTCGGCATCGCCGGCATGGACCGCCTGCTGAAGGTCAATGTGCTGGCGACCTCGGGTCGCGCCGTCGAGGCGGCCGGCGACGTCGACACTCTGCTGCTGGACAAGACCGGCACCATCACCTTCGGCAACCGCATGGCCACCGAGGTGATCCCCGCGCCGGGCGTGCGTCCGGACGCGGCGATGAAGGCGGCCCTGATGGCCTCCCTGGCCGACGAGACGCCGGAAGGTCGCTCGATCGTCGAGCTGGCCCGCAACGCGGGCCTGACCGTCGAGCCGCCCGAAGGCGCGACCTCGATCCCCTTCACCGCCCAGACCCGCCAGTCGGGCCTGGATCACGGAGGCCGTAGCTGGCGCAAGGGCGCGGTCGACGCCGTCTACCGCTCGCTGGCGCTGGAGCCGAAAAGCATCCCGCCCGAGCTGACCGCAGCCATCGACCGTATCGCCCGCTCGGGCGGCACGCCCCTGGCGGTCAGCGAGGATGGCGTCCTGGTCGGCGTCATCCACCTGAAGGACGTCGTGAAGCCGGGCGTGAAGGAGCGCTTCGCCGACCTGCGCCGCATGGGCCTGCGCACGGTGATGATCACCGGCGACAACCCGGTGACCGCGGCCGCCATCGCCTCGGAAGCCGGCGTCGACGACTTCCTCGCCGAGGCCACGCCCGAGGACAAGCTGCGGCTGATCCGGGAAGAGCAGGGCAAGGGGCGCTTGGTCGCCATGTGCGGCGACGGCGCTAACGACGCCCCCGCCCTGGCCCAGGCCGACGTCGGCGTCGCCATGCAGACTGGGGCTCAGGCGGCGCGCGAGGCGGGCAACATGGTCGATCTCGACAGCGACCCGACCAAGGTCATCGAGATCGTCGAGGTCGGCAAGCAGATGCTGATCACCCGCGGCGCCCTGACGACCTTCTCGATCGCCAACGACGTCGCCAAGTACTTCGCCATCATACCGGCGATGTTCGTGGTCTCGCTGCCGGCGCTCGGCGCGCTGAACGTGATGAAGCTGCACAGCCCGCAGAGCGCCATCCTGTCGGCGGTGATCTTCAACGCCCTGGTGATCGTCGCCCTGATCCCGCTGGCCCTGAAGGGCGTGAAGTACCGCGCCGTCAGCGCCGGCAAGCTGCTGTCGCGCAACCTGACCCTCTACGGGCTGGGCGGCCTGATCGCGCCCTTCGTCGGCATCAAGCTGATCGACCTCGTGGTCTCGGCCCTGGGTCTGGCCTGA
- a CDS encoding TorF family putative porin: MTSQFAFRVLAAASTFALAAGVAQAQDGPKLSYNLGVASDYVFRGVSQTQEDPQVFAGADLSAGKLYAGTWASNVDFGDKTDAEVDLYAGYKPTVGAATLDLGVIYYGYVGAPKGADYGNVEVKAAASIPAGKGGLGAAVFYSPDSFGAAKEAVYYELNGSYPIAAKWTVSGAVGRQAYEGSGDYTTWNVGVAYALTDKLSLDLRYHDTDEHGFGKTYGSRAVASLKAMF; this comes from the coding sequence ATGACTTCGCAGTTCGCTTTCCGCGTTCTCGCCGCCGCCTCGACCTTCGCGCTGGCCGCCGGCGTCGCGCAGGCGCAAGATGGGCCCAAGCTGAGCTACAATCTCGGCGTCGCTTCGGACTATGTGTTCCGCGGCGTTTCCCAGACCCAGGAAGACCCGCAGGTCTTCGCTGGCGCCGACCTGAGCGCCGGCAAGCTCTACGCCGGGACCTGGGCCTCCAATGTCGACTTCGGCGACAAGACCGACGCCGAGGTCGACCTCTACGCCGGCTACAAGCCCACCGTGGGCGCGGCCACGCTGGATCTGGGCGTGATCTACTACGGCTATGTCGGCGCGCCCAAGGGCGCCGACTATGGCAATGTCGAGGTCAAGGCCGCCGCCTCGATCCCCGCCGGCAAGGGGGGGCTGGGCGCCGCGGTATTCTATAGCCCGGACAGCTTCGGCGCGGCTAAGGAGGCGGTCTACTACGAGCTGAACGGCAGCTATCCGATCGCCGCCAAATGGACGGTCTCGGGCGCCGTCGGCCGGCAAGCCTACGAGGGTTCGGGCGACTACACGACGTGGAATGTCGGCGTGGCCTACGCCCTGACAGACAAGCTTTCGCTGGACCTTCGCTATCACGACACCGACGAACACGGCTTCGGCAAGACGTATGGCTCGCGCGCCGTGGCGTCGCTGAAGGCCATGTTCTAA
- the kdpC gene encoding potassium-transporting ATPase subunit KdpC: MLSHLRPALVSMGLFTVLLGLAYPLAVTGVAQAAFPAQANGSLVRDADGKVVGAALIGQAFAKPEYFHGRPSAAGNGYDASASSGSNMGPLNEKLIDREKTDAAALRAENPGAVIPADAVTTSASGLDPDISPANARFQAPRVSRERGVPLGQVTALIDAQIQQPLLGFIGQPRVNVLALNRALDARYPKGG, translated from the coding sequence ATGCTTTCGCATCTTCGCCCCGCCCTGGTCTCTATGGGCCTCTTCACCGTGCTGCTGGGGCTGGCCTATCCGCTGGCCGTCACCGGCGTCGCCCAGGCGGCGTTCCCGGCCCAGGCCAACGGCAGCCTCGTCCGCGACGCCGACGGCAAGGTCGTGGGCGCGGCCCTGATAGGCCAGGCCTTCGCCAAGCCGGAATACTTCCACGGTCGCCCCTCGGCTGCGGGGAACGGCTATGACGCCAGCGCCTCCAGCGGCTCCAACATGGGGCCGCTGAATGAGAAGCTGATCGACCGCGAGAAGACTGACGCGGCCGCGCTGCGCGCCGAAAATCCGGGCGCGGTCATCCCGGCCGACGCGGTGACGACCTCGGCCTCGGGCCTGGACCCGGACATCTCGCCGGCCAACGCCCGCTTCCAGGCGCCGCGCGTATCGCGTGAGCGCGGCGTGCCCCTCGGCCAGGTGACGGCGCTGATCGACGCCCAGATCCAGCAACCTCTGCTGGGCTTCATCGGCCAGCCGCGCGTCAACGTCCTGGCGCTGAACCGGGCGCTCGACGCTCGCTATCCGAAAGGCGGCTAG
- a CDS encoding sensor histidine kinase KdpD has protein sequence MPADEPKRPDPEALLAAANKARRGRLKVFLGMAPGVGKTYEMLRAARRRKAEGADVLIGVVETHGRRETESLLRGLDVLPRRPIEHRGRVQMEFDIDAALARKPKILLVDEYAHSNAIGSRHPKRWQDVEELLAAGVDVWTTLNVQHLESLVDVVQRITGVRQRETVPDSALSRADDIELVDITPGELRERMAAGKVYVPETARLAADNFFKVENLTALRELALRRAAQTVDDQLVATMREKGVEGPWAAGERILVLVSGDAMAATLVRAGRRLSDMMMDAPWIVAHVERTDRPLAKDGDTARLREAYRLAEQLGGATVALTGGDIVDTVMAYARRHNVTQIVIGKSVESRWRELLGRSLATALLREARGVAVHVVTEAAHERERKPARPLGLARWRGYAVGALFVAAATLAAWGLDVTFDRVDLGMIFLAAVLAAGVLHGLRPALAAATVAFLIYNYLFLEPRYSFVVGSPTDFITLIVFWAVALASGGLAGRVRDQALGSQRRAAAVTTLLAASRTLSAATGRDAVARALAEQVSAAAGGRALVLLPQGDEIAPAFGSPSLEPLDAAQMAAARWAWEKGEPAGFGTGTLPQTRWTFWPMEGVRGRNGVAGVEAGAAPPGSDHERLVLALLEQGAVALERSQLASAAVEAETLRRADHFRSALMNSVSHDLRTPLSTVLGASTTLIDYGNKLTKPVREDLVVSIREEAERLNRYVANLLDMTRIEGGALRLRTDWIDVRDVLNAAAERVSRRLGGRPLTRDYPRELSLVQADASLLEQVVVNVLENAIAYSPPEARIEMAAYEDRSNVVISIEDEGKGIPPSELERVFDKFRRMEEPSDRSQGAGLGLSIAKGFIDALGGRIAAASPIHDGKGTRILISLPKGVDTPHHLL, from the coding sequence GTGCCGGCGGACGAACCGAAAAGACCCGACCCCGAGGCGCTCCTGGCCGCCGCCAACAAGGCGCGCCGGGGGCGCCTCAAGGTGTTTCTGGGCATGGCGCCCGGCGTGGGCAAGACCTACGAGATGCTTCGCGCCGCTCGCCGTCGCAAGGCCGAAGGGGCGGACGTCCTAATTGGCGTCGTCGAGACCCACGGCCGGCGCGAGACCGAAAGCCTGTTGCGCGGCCTGGACGTCCTGCCACGTCGGCCGATCGAGCATCGCGGCCGGGTCCAGATGGAGTTCGACATCGACGCGGCCTTGGCGCGCAAGCCCAAGATCCTGCTGGTCGACGAGTACGCCCATTCGAACGCCATCGGCTCGCGTCATCCCAAGCGCTGGCAGGACGTCGAGGAACTGCTGGCGGCCGGCGTCGATGTCTGGACCACCCTGAACGTTCAGCACCTGGAGAGCCTGGTCGATGTGGTCCAGCGCATTACCGGCGTGCGCCAGCGCGAAACCGTGCCCGACAGCGCCCTCTCGCGCGCCGACGACATCGAGCTGGTCGACATCACGCCCGGCGAGTTGCGCGAGCGGATGGCGGCCGGCAAGGTCTATGTTCCCGAGACGGCGCGTCTGGCGGCGGACAACTTCTTCAAGGTCGAGAACCTCACCGCCCTGCGCGAGTTGGCCTTGCGCCGGGCCGCCCAGACGGTGGACGATCAACTCGTCGCCACCATGCGCGAGAAGGGCGTCGAGGGGCCCTGGGCGGCGGGCGAGCGGATCCTGGTGCTGGTCAGCGGCGACGCCATGGCCGCAACCTTGGTCCGGGCGGGCCGGCGCCTGTCGGACATGATGATGGACGCTCCGTGGATCGTCGCCCACGTCGAGCGGACCGACCGACCGCTGGCGAAGGACGGCGACACCGCGCGGCTGCGCGAGGCCTACCGCTTGGCCGAACAGCTGGGCGGCGCCACGGTGGCCCTTACCGGCGGCGATATCGTCGACACGGTGATGGCCTACGCGCGCCGTCACAACGTCACCCAGATCGTCATCGGCAAGTCGGTCGAAAGCCGCTGGCGAGAGCTGCTCGGCCGCTCGCTGGCGACGGCCCTGCTGCGCGAGGCCCGGGGCGTCGCCGTCCACGTCGTCACCGAGGCGGCGCACGAGCGCGAGCGGAAGCCGGCGAGGCCGCTTGGTCTGGCGCGTTGGCGGGGCTATGCGGTCGGCGCGCTGTTTGTCGCCGCCGCCACCTTGGCCGCCTGGGGTCTGGACGTAACCTTCGACCGCGTCGATCTGGGCATGATCTTCCTGGCCGCGGTGCTCGCGGCCGGGGTGTTGCACGGCCTGCGACCCGCCCTGGCGGCGGCGACGGTCGCCTTTCTGATCTACAACTATCTTTTCCTGGAGCCCCGCTACAGCTTCGTGGTCGGCTCGCCCACCGACTTCATCACCCTGATTGTCTTCTGGGCCGTGGCCTTGGCCTCGGGCGGCCTCGCCGGACGTGTCCGAGACCAGGCCCTGGGCTCACAGCGCCGCGCCGCCGCGGTGACAACCCTGCTGGCCGCCAGCCGAACGCTTTCGGCCGCGACCGGCCGCGACGCCGTGGCCCGCGCTTTGGCCGAGCAGGTCTCGGCGGCGGCCGGAGGGCGGGCGCTGGTGTTGTTGCCGCAGGGCGACGAGATCGCGCCCGCTTTCGGCTCACCGAGTCTAGAGCCGCTCGACGCGGCGCAGATGGCGGCCGCGCGCTGGGCTTGGGAGAAGGGGGAGCCCGCCGGCTTTGGCACCGGAACCCTCCCGCAGACGCGCTGGACCTTCTGGCCCATGGAGGGCGTGCGAGGGCGAAACGGCGTGGCGGGCGTCGAGGCCGGCGCCGCGCCGCCGGGATCGGATCATGAGCGTCTAGTCCTGGCCCTCTTGGAACAAGGTGCGGTTGCCTTGGAGCGCTCACAGCTGGCGTCCGCGGCGGTCGAGGCCGAGACCCTGCGCCGCGCCGACCACTTTCGTTCGGCCCTGATGAACTCCGTCAGTCACGATCTGCGCACGCCGCTCTCGACCGTGCTGGGCGCCTCGACCACGCTGATCGACTACGGCAACAAGCTGACCAAGCCCGTGCGCGAGGACTTGGTGGTCAGCATCCGCGAGGAGGCCGAGCGGCTGAACCGCTATGTCGCCAATCTGCTGGACATGACCCGCATCGAGGGCGGCGCCCTGCGGCTTCGCACCGACTGGATCGATGTGCGCGACGTGCTCAACGCCGCCGCCGAGCGTGTCTCTCGCCGCCTGGGCGGACGTCCGCTGACTCGCGACTATCCGCGCGAACTTTCGCTGGTCCAGGCCGACGCCAGCCTGCTGGAGCAGGTGGTGGTCAATGTGCTGGAGAACGCCATCGCTTATAGTCCGCCAGAGGCCCGCATCGAGATGGCGGCCTATGAGGACCGTTCAAACGTGGTGATCAGCATCGAGGACGAGGGGAAGGGCATCCCCCCCTCGGAGCTGGAGCGCGTCTTCGACAAGTTCCGCCGCATGGAGGAGCCCAGCGACCGCAGTCAGGGCGCCGGCCTGGGCCTTTCGATCGCCAAGGGTTTCATCGATGCGCTGGGCGGGCGCATCGCCGCCGCCAGCCCCATTCATGACGGCAAGGGGACGCGAATCCTGATCAGCCTGCCGAAGGGCGTCGACACGCCGCACCATCTGCTATGA
- a CDS encoding winged helix-turn-helix domain-containing protein, with protein MSALRHRILVIDDEPQIHRFLGPALDAAGYEALRADSGQEGLRGIALWSPDAVVLDLGLPDMDGKEVLEKARAFYEGPILILSARDREVEKIDALDRGANDYVEKPFGVGELLARLRVALRQSTTVKRPTEPLSLGDVVIDLDRRLVTKAAEPVKLSPKEFDLLSRLAISLGKVLTHKELLVSVWGAAHAEDTQYLRVFVGQLRQKLEDDPSKPALILTEPGVGYRLVQ; from the coding sequence ATGAGCGCGCTTCGCCATCGAATTCTCGTCATTGACGACGAGCCGCAGATCCATCGCTTCCTGGGGCCCGCGCTCGACGCGGCCGGCTATGAGGCGCTGCGCGCCGACAGCGGCCAGGAGGGTCTACGCGGCATCGCCTTGTGGTCGCCGGACGCCGTGGTGCTCGACCTTGGTCTGCCCGACATGGACGGCAAGGAGGTGCTGGAGAAGGCGCGAGCCTTCTACGAGGGGCCGATCCTGATCCTGTCGGCGCGCGACCGAGAGGTCGAGAAGATCGACGCGCTGGATCGCGGCGCCAACGACTATGTCGAAAAGCCCTTCGGCGTGGGTGAGCTGCTGGCGCGACTGCGCGTGGCGCTCAGGCAGTCGACCACGGTCAAGCGTCCTACCGAGCCGCTGTCGCTGGGCGATGTCGTGATCGATCTTGATCGGCGTCTCGTGACCAAGGCGGCCGAGCCGGTGAAGCTGTCGCCCAAGGAGTTCGACCTTTTGAGCCGCCTGGCGATTTCCCTAGGCAAGGTGCTGACCCACAAGGAGCTCTTGGTCAGCGTGTGGGGGGCGGCCCACGCCGAGGACACCCAGTATCTCCGGGTTTTCGTGGGCCAACTGCGGCAGAAGCTCGAGGATGATCCCAGCAAGCCAGCGCTGATCCTGACGGAGCCCGGCGTGGGATATCGTCTCGTGCAATAG
- a CDS encoding FadR/GntR family transcriptional regulator: MSQGRLADQAYLGIVEMIKVEGLTPGDRLPSEARLAEIFGMSRTIVREALVRLAADSITEARRGAGSFVKNLPSDKLGAYVPLSELPSTLGSYEVRFVLEAEAARLAAARRSSEEMAGIEEALSSLRAALLSNAPAHDEDMELHRRIVLATANPAFLVTFEALQPDVDKIMRAGVDISRSRPPEAIDEMMREHEMIVEAIRAQDGDGAALAMRWHLSRGRKRLMP; the protein is encoded by the coding sequence ATGAGCCAGGGGCGTCTAGCCGATCAGGCCTATCTAGGCATCGTCGAGATGATCAAGGTCGAGGGCCTGACCCCTGGCGACCGCTTGCCGTCCGAAGCGCGGCTGGCCGAGATCTTCGGCATGTCGCGCACCATCGTCCGCGAGGCCCTGGTCAGACTGGCCGCTGACAGCATCACCGAGGCGCGTCGCGGCGCCGGGTCATTCGTCAAGAATCTGCCGTCGGACAAGCTGGGCGCCTACGTGCCGCTGTCGGAACTGCCTTCCACGCTGGGTAGCTACGAGGTGCGGTTCGTGTTGGAAGCCGAGGCCGCGCGTCTGGCGGCCGCCCGGCGATCAAGCGAGGAGATGGCGGGGATCGAGGAGGCTCTGTCCAGTCTTCGCGCCGCGCTGTTGTCGAATGCGCCCGCGCACGACGAGGACATGGAGCTGCACCGTCGGATCGTGCTGGCCACCGCCAATCCGGCTTTCCTGGTGACGTTCGAGGCGCTGCAGCCCGACGTCGACAAGATCATGCGGGCCGGCGTCGATATCTCGCGCTCGCGGCCGCCCGAGGCCATCGACGAGATGATGCGCGAGCATGAGATGATCGTGGAGGCGATCCGCGCTCAAGACGGCGACGGCGCGGCCTTGGCGATGCGCTGGCACCTGTCGCGCGGAAGAAAGCGGCTAATGCCCTGA
- a CDS encoding gluconokinase, with amino-acid sequence MQTPSSRVRPDKGLAIVTMGVSGCGKSTLGALLARRLGCVFLEGDTFHDDAAVAKMRAGRPLTDEDRWPWLDRLGLAIKDALASEGQAVAACSALRLRYRERLRAAIGAPVRFVLLDADREELLRRMTQRPDHYMPASLLDSQLATLERPADEEQIFALDALLSPDQLCDSVQAWLADKPPARSIVASGH; translated from the coding sequence TTGCAGACGCCATCCAGCCGCGTGCGCCCTGACAAGGGGCTTGCCATCGTGACCATGGGCGTCAGCGGGTGCGGGAAGTCGACGCTGGGCGCCCTTCTAGCGCGTCGCCTCGGCTGCGTGTTTCTCGAAGGCGACACGTTCCATGACGATGCGGCGGTCGCGAAGATGCGCGCGGGACGTCCCTTGACGGACGAAGACCGGTGGCCATGGCTGGATCGGCTGGGTTTGGCGATCAAGGACGCCCTGGCGTCCGAAGGCCAGGCCGTCGCCGCCTGCTCGGCGTTGAGACTGCGTTATCGGGAACGGCTACGCGCCGCGATCGGGGCGCCGGTTCGCTTCGTGCTGCTCGACGCCGATCGCGAGGAACTGCTGAGGCGCATGACGCAACGCCCCGATCACTACATGCCCGCCAGCTTGCTCGACAGCCAGTTGGCGACGCTTGAACGGCCCGCCGACGAAGAGCAAATCTTTGCGCTCGACGCGCTTCTTTCCCCGGATCAGCTTTGCGACAGCGTCCAAGCCTGGCTGGCCGACAAGCCGCCGGCGCGGAGCATCGTCGCCTCAGGGCATTAG